In one Aricia agestis chromosome 5, ilAriAges1.1, whole genome shotgun sequence genomic region, the following are encoded:
- the LOC121726761 gene encoding tau-tubulin kinase homolog Asator isoform X5, translating to MATEDLLQPGHVVKERWKVVKKIGGGGFGEIYEGLDLVTQESVALKVESARQPKQVLKMEVAVLKKLQGKEHICRFIGCGRNARFNYVVMQLQGRNLAELRRAQPRGAFSLSTTLRLGMQILKAIDSIHAVGFLHRDIKPSNFSIGRLPTTCRRVYMLDFGLARQYTTGSGQVRAPRNAAGFRGTVRYASINAHKNKEMGRHDDLWSLFYMLVEFVNGQLPWRKIKDKEQVGVMKEKYDHRLLLKHLPSELRQFLEHVQSLEYADTPDYTMLHALLERCCKRRGIRDSDPYDWEKEQPVSSRPRVALTTGAAEHQPSPDHQAERSRRRLETDAGTAGTVALATDTHALTPAARRTPASPRHANHHNGYSNPEKQTEKEPETRTTPVPSPDRHAKETSTSAVTGTTGTQRQSVPPCKPRAPAPGGGPTLLRLRVVTAPPTCVQELAPATPSITGDPNSPRIVADVDSVHSDTHFKRGTRRTGRNRADQSFTQFAVMDDENVSALQQVTKGGALTLVSLWKSQFDDSEETTDNEWKQEQLQSKHVQSPEHRARVSALSSCSHAARTQLPAPQQHSQQTQHSQQTVDSQEPQRTEPQQIETEKPKSEKSSPARARKCCLHNAGIDAFPKLQPALPRCWTLPAIGCRVRELRPPLLQQASFDEGGGGALRYSLDVMRGVAARLRPETPPRPRARSLPSISRSSSSESPPPAAAPPPAETTVSSRLEIRVRPPDTASPMHSAAVKIHSVVSGEPPAPRNHEDASVYYDATEHHRDKRSSTRSGEKSQSPAVERTRLDAIPDRSSSAVRQSEGSGGGDGSLRDRSSGSGSRIPVARLGGGGGEVRLAKCASWAGDRAPDAAELTPALRRRRQNADKYAADPARDLNLRFARPRTRTPHAQHPPRLCSARREVTVDCRRGRRRKFCYRVDLGPCGCAMFVYVKYVTRIRQVHTCAYAVRN from the exons ATGGCGACGGAGGACCTGCTGCAGCCCGGACACGTCGTTAAGGAGAGATGGAAG GTGGTGAAGAAGATCGGCGGCGGGGGTTTCGGCGAGATCTACGAGGGTCTAGACCTGGTGACGCAGGAGAGCGTGGCTCTGAAGGTGGAGTCCGCGCGCCAGCCCAAACAGGTGCTCAAGATGGAGGTCGCCGTGCTCAAGAAGCTGCAAG GCAAGGAGCACATCTGCCGATTCATCGGTTGCGGGCGAAACGCGCGGTTCAACTACGTGGTGATGCAGCTGCAGGGCCGCAACCTCGCCGAGCTGCGGCGCGCGCAGCCCCGCGGCGCCTTCTCGCTCTCCACCACGCTCAG GCTCGGTATGCAAATACTCAAGGCGATTGACTCAATACACGCCGTCGGATTCCTACATAGAGATATCAAACCG AGTAACTTCAGCATCGGCCGCCTGCCGACGACGTGTCGGCGCGTGTACATGCTGGACTTCGGTCTGGCACGACAGTACACCACCGGCAGCGGCCAGGTGCGAGCGCCGCGTAATGCTGCTGGTTTCAGAG GCACGGTGCGCTACGCGTCGATCAACGCTCACAAGAACAAGGAGATGGGGCGACACGACGACCTGTGGTCGCTCTTCTACATGCTGGTCGAGTTCGTCAACGGCCAGCTGCCCTGGAGAAAGATCAAGGACAAGGAACAG GTGGGCGTAATGAAAGAGAAGTACGATCATCGGCTGCTTCTCAAGCACCTACCGTCGGAGTTGCGGCAGTTTCTAGAACACGTGCAATCCCTGGAGTACGCCGACACGCCCGACTACACCATGTTGCACGCGCTGCTCGAGCGCTGCTGCAAGCGCCGTGGCATCCGTGACTCCGATCCCTATGATTGGGAGAAGGAG CAGCCTGTGTCTTCTCGGCCGCGAGTAGCACTTACCACGGGCGCAGCGGAGCACCAGCCCTCACCAGATCACCAAGCTGAAAGG TCGCGGCGACGGCTCGAGACGGACGCAGGGACGGCGGGCACGGTGGCGCTCGCGACTGACACGCACGCACTGACGCCCGCAGCGCGCCGCACGCCCGCGTCGCCCAGACACGCCAACCACCATAATGGATAT TCTAATCCGGAGAAACAAACGGAAAAAGAGCCAGAGACTAGGACGACGCCGGTGCCGTCGCCTGATAGACACGCTAag GAGACGAGTACATCTGCGGTGACAGGCACTACGGGCACGCAGCGCCAGAGTGTCCCGCCCTGCAAGCCGCGCGCCCCCGCTCCCGGTG GTGGTCCGACGCTGCTGCGGCTGCGCGTGGTGACGGCGCCGCCCACCTGCGTGCAGGAGCTCGCACCCGCCACGCCCTCTATCACAG GAGACCCCAACAGTCCACGTATAGTTGCTGATGTGGACAGTGTTCACTCCGACACGCACTTTAAGAGAG GAACTCGGCGCACGGGCCGTAACCGCGCTGACCAGAGTTTCACACAGTTTGCTGTCATGGACGACGAAAATGTCTCCGCTTTGCAGCAG GTGACAAAAGGTGGAGCGTTGACGTTGGTGTCGCTGTGGAAATCGCAGTTCGATGACTCGGAAGAGACGACCGACAACGAGTGGAAGCAAGAGCAGCTACAG TCAAAACACGTGCAGTCCCCGGAGCACCGCGCGCGCGTGTCCGCACTGTCGTCGTGCTCGCACGCGGCGCGCACGCAGCTGCCCGCGCCGCAGCAGCACTCGCAGCAGACGCAGCACTCCCAACAGACTGTTGATTCGCAGGAGCCACAGCGCACGGAACCGCAGCAGATTGAG ACGGAGAAGCCAAAATCGGAGAAGTCGTCGCCGGCGCGCGCCCGCAAGTGTTGCCTGCACAACGCCGGCATCGACGCCTTCCCCAAGCTGCAGCCTGCGCTGCCGCGCTGCTGGACGCTGCCTGCTATCG gCTGCCGCGTCCGGGAGCTGCGGCCGCCGCTGCTGCAGCAGGCGTCGTTCGACGAGGGCGGAGGCGGCGCGCTGCGGTACTCGCTCGACGTCATGCGCGGCGTCGCCGCCCGCCTGCGACCCGAGacgccgccgcgcccgcgcgcCCGCTCGCTGCCC AGTATATCCCGGTCGTCATCGAGCGAGTCGCCGCCgccggccgccgcgccgccgcccgcagAGACCACGGTGTCCAGCCGCCTCGAGATCCGCGTGCGACCCCCCGACACCGCCTCGCCGATGCACTCCG CGGCCGTGAAGATCCACTCAGTGGTGAGCGGCGAGCCGCCGGCGCCGCGCAACCACGAGGACGCGTCCGTGTACTACGACGCCACGGAACATCACAGAGACAAGCGGTCGTCGACTCGCAGCGGCGAGAAGAGCCAGAGTCCCGCCGTGGAGCGGACCCGCCTCGACGCCATACCAGACAG GAGCTCGTCAGCGGTGCGGCAATCCGaaggcagcggcggcggcgacgGCTCGCTACGAGAC CGATCATCGGGCAGCGGTTCCCGCATCCCGGTCGCGCGTctcggcggcgggggcggcgagGTGCGTCTGGCGAAGTGCGCGTCGTGGGCCGGCGACCGCGCGCCCGACGCCGCGGAGCTCACTCCCGCGCTGCGCCGCCGCCGACAGAACGCCGACAAGTACGCCGCCGACCCGGCGCGAGACCTCAACCTGCGGTTCGCGAGACCGCGCACGCGCACCCCGCACGCGCAGCACCCGCCCAG GTTGTGTTCAGCGAGGCGAGAAGTGACTGTTGACTGTCGCCGCGGCCGGCGCCGCAAGTTTTGTTATCGAGTTGACCTCGGCCCGTGCGGTTGTGCGATGTTTGTATACGTAAAATACGTAACACGTATACGCCAAGTGCATACATGTGCGTATGCTGTACGTAACTAG
- the LOC121726761 gene encoding tau-tubulin kinase homolog Asator isoform X4 has translation MSLLAPRRVELEWSHKLPWEQEPGCDREESFKKAAPNQSNQSESSSSSADTHSQGSGSAAAPAPRPKRNEPQREERRPEVASAPRIQTNPLLRSRTLPNFGGRSKEASRCDTSRRAQPITMATEDLLQPGHVVKERWKVVKKIGGGGFGEIYEGLDLVTQESVALKVESARQPKQVLKMEVAVLKKLQGKEHICRFIGCGRNARFNYVVMQLQGRNLAELRRAQPRGAFSLSTTLRLGMQILKAIDSIHAVGFLHRDIKPSNFSIGRLPTTCRRVYMLDFGLARQYTTGSGQVRAPRNAAGFRGTVRYASINAHKNKEMGRHDDLWSLFYMLVEFVNGQLPWRKIKDKEQVGVMKEKYDHRLLLKHLPSELRQFLEHVQSLEYADTPDYTMLHALLERCCKRRGIRDSDPYDWEKEQPVSSRPRVALTTGAAEHQPSPDHQAERSRRRLETDAGTAGTVALATDTHALTPAARRTPASPRHANHHNGYSNPEKQTEKEPETRTTPVPSPDRHAKETSTSAVTGTTGTQRQSVPPCKPRAPAPGGGPTLLRLRVVTAPPTCVQELAPATPSITGDPNSPRIVADVDSVHSDTHFKRGTRRTGRNRADQSFTQFAVMDDENVSALQQVTKGGALTLVSLWKSQFDDSEETTDNEWKQEQLQSKHVQSPEHRARVSALSSCSHAARTQLPAPQQHSQQTQHSQQTVDSQEPQRTEPQQIETEKPKSEKSSPARARKCCLHNAGIDAFPKLQPALPRCWTLPAIGCRVRELRPPLLQQASFDEGGGGALRYSLDVMRGVAARLRPETPPRPRARSLPSISRSSSSESPPPAAAPPPAETTVSSRLEIRVRPPDTASPMHSAAVKIHSVVSGEPPAPRNHEDASVYYDATEHHRDKRSSTRSGEKSQSPAVERTRLDAIPDRSSSAVRQSEGSGGGDGSLRDRSSGSGSRIPVARLGGGGGEVRLAKCASWAGDRAPDAAELTPALRRRRQNADKYAADPARDLNLRFARPRTRTPHAQHPPSGGNSSGRARGAGTSGSSSSGSPPPPAPPPGPPAHNAARARRFRPLSIAP, from the exons ATGTCGCTGCTGGCGCCAAGGAGAGTCGAACTGGAGTGGTCCCATAAGTTGCCATG GGAGCAGGAGCCGGGGTGCGACAGGGAGGAGTCTTTCAAGAAGGCGGCACCCAACCAGTCCAACCAGTCAG AGTCATCGTCGTCGTCTGCAGACACCCATTCCCAAGGCTCCGGATCAGCGgccgcgcccgcgccccgcCCTAAGCGAAATGAGCCACAG AGAGAGGAGCGGCGGCCTGAAGTCGCCAGCGCTCCGAGAATCCAAACAAACCCATTATTGAG GTCGCGAACCCTCCCCAACTTCGGCGGGCGGTCGAAGGAGGCGTCCCGGTGCGACACCTCGCGGCGCGCGCAGCCCATCACCATGGCGACGGAGGACCTGCTGCAGCCCGGACACGTCGTTAAGGAGAGATGGAAG GTGGTGAAGAAGATCGGCGGCGGGGGTTTCGGCGAGATCTACGAGGGTCTAGACCTGGTGACGCAGGAGAGCGTGGCTCTGAAGGTGGAGTCCGCGCGCCAGCCCAAACAGGTGCTCAAGATGGAGGTCGCCGTGCTCAAGAAGCTGCAAG GCAAGGAGCACATCTGCCGATTCATCGGTTGCGGGCGAAACGCGCGGTTCAACTACGTGGTGATGCAGCTGCAGGGCCGCAACCTCGCCGAGCTGCGGCGCGCGCAGCCCCGCGGCGCCTTCTCGCTCTCCACCACGCTCAG GCTCGGTATGCAAATACTCAAGGCGATTGACTCAATACACGCCGTCGGATTCCTACATAGAGATATCAAACCG AGTAACTTCAGCATCGGCCGCCTGCCGACGACGTGTCGGCGCGTGTACATGCTGGACTTCGGTCTGGCACGACAGTACACCACCGGCAGCGGCCAGGTGCGAGCGCCGCGTAATGCTGCTGGTTTCAGAG GCACGGTGCGCTACGCGTCGATCAACGCTCACAAGAACAAGGAGATGGGGCGACACGACGACCTGTGGTCGCTCTTCTACATGCTGGTCGAGTTCGTCAACGGCCAGCTGCCCTGGAGAAAGATCAAGGACAAGGAACAG GTGGGCGTAATGAAAGAGAAGTACGATCATCGGCTGCTTCTCAAGCACCTACCGTCGGAGTTGCGGCAGTTTCTAGAACACGTGCAATCCCTGGAGTACGCCGACACGCCCGACTACACCATGTTGCACGCGCTGCTCGAGCGCTGCTGCAAGCGCCGTGGCATCCGTGACTCCGATCCCTATGATTGGGAGAAGGAG CAGCCTGTGTCTTCTCGGCCGCGAGTAGCACTTACCACGGGCGCAGCGGAGCACCAGCCCTCACCAGATCACCAAGCTGAAAGG TCGCGGCGACGGCTCGAGACGGACGCAGGGACGGCGGGCACGGTGGCGCTCGCGACTGACACGCACGCACTGACGCCCGCAGCGCGCCGCACGCCCGCGTCGCCCAGACACGCCAACCACCATAATGGATAT TCTAATCCGGAGAAACAAACGGAAAAAGAGCCAGAGACTAGGACGACGCCGGTGCCGTCGCCTGATAGACACGCTAag GAGACGAGTACATCTGCGGTGACAGGCACTACGGGCACGCAGCGCCAGAGTGTCCCGCCCTGCAAGCCGCGCGCCCCCGCTCCCGGTG GTGGTCCGACGCTGCTGCGGCTGCGCGTGGTGACGGCGCCGCCCACCTGCGTGCAGGAGCTCGCACCCGCCACGCCCTCTATCACAG GAGACCCCAACAGTCCACGTATAGTTGCTGATGTGGACAGTGTTCACTCCGACACGCACTTTAAGAGAG GAACTCGGCGCACGGGCCGTAACCGCGCTGACCAGAGTTTCACACAGTTTGCTGTCATGGACGACGAAAATGTCTCCGCTTTGCAGCAG GTGACAAAAGGTGGAGCGTTGACGTTGGTGTCGCTGTGGAAATCGCAGTTCGATGACTCGGAAGAGACGACCGACAACGAGTGGAAGCAAGAGCAGCTACAG TCAAAACACGTGCAGTCCCCGGAGCACCGCGCGCGCGTGTCCGCACTGTCGTCGTGCTCGCACGCGGCGCGCACGCAGCTGCCCGCGCCGCAGCAGCACTCGCAGCAGACGCAGCACTCCCAACAGACTGTTGATTCGCAGGAGCCACAGCGCACGGAACCGCAGCAGATTGAG ACGGAGAAGCCAAAATCGGAGAAGTCGTCGCCGGCGCGCGCCCGCAAGTGTTGCCTGCACAACGCCGGCATCGACGCCTTCCCCAAGCTGCAGCCTGCGCTGCCGCGCTGCTGGACGCTGCCTGCTATCG gCTGCCGCGTCCGGGAGCTGCGGCCGCCGCTGCTGCAGCAGGCGTCGTTCGACGAGGGCGGAGGCGGCGCGCTGCGGTACTCGCTCGACGTCATGCGCGGCGTCGCCGCCCGCCTGCGACCCGAGacgccgccgcgcccgcgcgcCCGCTCGCTGCCC AGTATATCCCGGTCGTCATCGAGCGAGTCGCCGCCgccggccgccgcgccgccgcccgcagAGACCACGGTGTCCAGCCGCCTCGAGATCCGCGTGCGACCCCCCGACACCGCCTCGCCGATGCACTCCG CGGCCGTGAAGATCCACTCAGTGGTGAGCGGCGAGCCGCCGGCGCCGCGCAACCACGAGGACGCGTCCGTGTACTACGACGCCACGGAACATCACAGAGACAAGCGGTCGTCGACTCGCAGCGGCGAGAAGAGCCAGAGTCCCGCCGTGGAGCGGACCCGCCTCGACGCCATACCAGACAG GAGCTCGTCAGCGGTGCGGCAATCCGaaggcagcggcggcggcgacgGCTCGCTACGAGAC CGATCATCGGGCAGCGGTTCCCGCATCCCGGTCGCGCGTctcggcggcgggggcggcgagGTGCGTCTGGCGAAGTGCGCGTCGTGGGCCGGCGACCGCGCGCCCGACGCCGCGGAGCTCACTCCCGCGCTGCGCCGCCGCCGACAGAACGCCGACAAGTACGCCGCCGACCCGGCGCGAGACCTCAACCTGCGGTTCGCGAGACCGCGCACGCGCACCCCGCACGCGCAGCACCCGCCCAG CGGCGGCAACTCGAGCGGTCGCGCGCGCGGCGCGGGCACGTCGGGGTCGTCGTCCTCCGGCtcgcccccgccgcccgcgccgccccccGGCCCACCCGCGCACAACGCCGCGCGCGCTAGACGCTTCCGACCGCTGTCTATCGCTCCCTAG